From a region of the Myxococcota bacterium genome:
- a CDS encoding alanine--glyoxylate aminotransferase family protein, protein MSARLPRRLLLGPGPSNVHPRVLEAMSQPLVGHLDPAFLGLLDQVQADLRLLFGTENPFTLPLSATGSAGMEACLVNLLERGDRLLVGVSGVFGERMCEVARRAGAEVSRVDAEPGTPLDPDAMAEALRRVRPKVVAFVHAETSTGVCQPVEPIADAAREVGALVVLDCVTSLAGLPVELDRWGVAAAYSGTQKCLSCPPGLSPVSFSDAALEVVRERQQPVQSWFLDTGLLAGYFGGERVYHHTAPVTAVMGLAEGLRLVLEEGLDARTARHRTAAEQLIDGVGELGFEPLVDEDYRLPMLTTLRLPAAVRKAGEAELRRSLLDRYGIEVGGGLGKLAGQIWRVGLMGENARVINVEALLFALRRELG, encoded by the coding sequence ATGAGCGCCCGCCTCCCCCGACGCTTGCTGCTCGGCCCCGGCCCCTCGAACGTGCACCCGCGGGTCCTCGAAGCGATGTCGCAGCCGCTGGTCGGCCACCTCGACCCCGCCTTCCTCGGGCTGCTCGATCAGGTGCAGGCCGATCTGCGCCTGCTCTTCGGCACCGAGAACCCGTTCACGCTCCCGCTTTCCGCGACCGGAAGCGCGGGGATGGAAGCCTGTCTCGTGAATCTGCTCGAACGCGGAGATCGGCTGCTCGTGGGCGTCTCTGGCGTCTTCGGCGAGCGCATGTGCGAGGTCGCCCGACGCGCAGGAGCCGAGGTCTCACGCGTCGACGCCGAGCCCGGCACGCCCCTGGATCCAGACGCCATGGCCGAGGCCCTGCGGCGCGTCCGGCCGAAGGTCGTCGCCTTCGTCCACGCGGAGACCTCCACCGGGGTGTGCCAGCCGGTGGAACCGATCGCCGACGCCGCCCGCGAAGTGGGGGCGCTCGTCGTGCTCGACTGCGTGACGTCGCTGGCCGGGCTGCCGGTCGAGCTCGACCGCTGGGGCGTCGCCGCCGCGTACTCCGGCACCCAGAAGTGTCTCTCCTGCCCGCCTGGGCTGTCTCCCGTGAGCTTCAGCGACGCGGCCCTCGAGGTGGTTCGCGAGCGGCAGCAACCGGTCCAGAGCTGGTTCCTCGACACGGGTCTTTTGGCCGGGTACTTCGGGGGCGAGCGCGTCTACCACCACACCGCGCCCGTGACCGCGGTGATGGGCCTCGCCGAGGGCCTGCGCCTCGTACTCGAGGAGGGGCTCGATGCGCGCACGGCGCGACACCGAACGGCGGCGGAGCAGCTGATCGACGGTGTCGGCGAGCTCGGCTTCGAGCCCCTCGTCGACGAGGACTACCGACTGCCGATGCTCACCACCCTGCGCCTGCCCGCGGCCGTGCGAAAGGCGGGTGAGGCCGAGCTCCGCCGCAGCCTCCTCGACCGCTACGGCATCGAGGTCGGCGGTGGGCTCGGGAAGCTCGCCGGGCAGATCTGGCGAGTCGGCCTGATGGGCGAAAACGCCCGTGTGATCAACGTCGAAGCCCTGCTCTTCGCGCTTCGGCGCGAGCTCGGCTAG